In Firmicutes bacterium ASF500, a single genomic region encodes these proteins:
- a CDS encoding Putative prophage phiRv2 integrase has protein sequence MAKKRANGEGNIRKRKDGRWEGRYTVGYDPATGKPISKNVLAKTQKECKEKLRLAQEEAGKINFIKTDQYTVGQWATLWFENYAKPSIRETTAAYYKNYIDKHIIPHIGKIKLNKLTTLDLQQFYNKVKEGGRVQRYEGMQDLSLSNKTVRGLHAMLRQCLEQAVKERLIPYNPATGCRLPPKEKKEMQVIPPEKIGDYLRAAEEHGVLPMFYLELTTGLRRGELVALLWSDLNVKEQTLSISKSAGRINGEVKVSQPKTANSVRTIYLPKETVDLLVEEHRKHIFNKYMFPSPVTGGMYGPDCVGRLHKTLLKKAGITEKVRFHDLRHTFATLAIQSGVDAKTVSSILGHYSAGFTLDTYTHVTGDMQKEAAKRVGSLIAQAV, from the coding sequence ATGGCAAAAAAGAGAGCTAACGGCGAGGGCAACATCCGCAAACGCAAGGACGGACGGTGGGAGGGACGCTACACAGTGGGTTACGACCCAGCCACTGGAAAACCAATCAGCAAAAATGTCTTGGCTAAGACGCAGAAAGAGTGTAAAGAAAAGCTGAGACTGGCCCAAGAGGAGGCTGGCAAAATCAATTTCATCAAGACCGACCAGTATACAGTAGGGCAGTGGGCAACTCTCTGGTTTGAAAACTACGCCAAGCCGTCCATTCGAGAAACGACTGCAGCCTATTACAAAAACTACATCGACAAGCACATCATTCCACACATCGGGAAAATCAAGTTAAATAAGTTGACAACTTTGGATCTCCAGCAATTCTACAACAAGGTCAAAGAGGGAGGGAGAGTACAGAGATACGAAGGGATGCAGGACCTGAGCCTGAGCAACAAGACAGTGCGCGGCCTCCATGCGATGCTGCGGCAATGCTTGGAACAGGCGGTTAAAGAGCGGCTAATCCCATATAATCCGGCTACAGGGTGCAGACTGCCGCCAAAAGAGAAAAAAGAGATGCAGGTAATTCCACCGGAGAAAATTGGCGACTATCTGAGAGCGGCGGAGGAGCACGGTGTACTGCCAATGTTCTATCTGGAGCTGACCACCGGGTTAAGGAGAGGTGAACTTGTGGCCCTGCTCTGGAGCGACTTGAATGTAAAGGAGCAGACCTTGTCAATCTCAAAGTCCGCGGGGCGGATCAATGGCGAGGTGAAAGTCAGCCAGCCCAAGACAGCGAACTCGGTGAGAACGATATATCTGCCGAAAGAAACGGTGGACCTGCTGGTGGAGGAGCACAGAAAGCACATCTTCAACAAATATATGTTTCCCTCGCCGGTCACTGGCGGAATGTACGGCCCAGACTGCGTAGGAAGATTGCACAAAACCTTGCTGAAAAAGGCCGGAATCACAGAAAAAGTGAGATTTCATGACCTCAGACACACATTCGCGACATTAGCAATTCAGAGCGGCGTAGACGCAAAAACGGTCTCCAGCATCCTGGGACACTACTCAGCGGGGTTTACGCTGGATACCTACACCCATGTGACAGGAGATATGCAGAAAGAGGCGGCGAAGCGGGTTGGAAGTCTTATCGCCCAAGCGGTATAA